The DNA sequence AAGGGCCCGCAGGCGTGGATCAACAACGAGATCCCGCCGCAGGAGTCGAGCAACATCGTGGTCCGCGGTCTCCGCGGCCTCGGCTCGCTGGTCGGGTTCGCCCCGCCGGACGAGCGCGACTTCGTCAAGCGGGTGATCGCGGTCGGCGGCCAGACCGTCCAGTGCTGCGACCCGCAGGGCCGCGTGATCGTGGACGGCAAGGCGCTCGACGAGCCGTACGTCCACTGGGAAGACCCGTCCAACCAGAACGAGAAGACCTTCGAGCCCGTCAAGGTTCCGGCGGGCATGGTCTGGGTCATGGGCGACAACCGCAACAACTCCGACGACTCGCGGTTCCAGGGCGGCGGCGGCGTGAACGGCGCGGTCCCGGTGGACAACATCATCGGCAAGGCGCGGATCATCGTCCTGCCGCCGGGCCGGTGGGGCGGTATCACCGACCACAACCCGCAGGAATCGGCCCAGCCGGTGGCGCTCGGCGCGCCGGCGTGGCAGAGCGGTCTCCCGCTCGGCGCCGGGGTCGCGGCGGCTTGGCCGGCGTTGTTCCTCGGGCGCAAGCTCAAGTCCGGACTGCGCCGGACGGCCGGGCGGAAAAGCTAGCCACCCGGACCGTGCCGGCAGACGGGTGATGCAGCCTTGACACTTCCCGTTCCCCTCACCGCGGCCGAGCCGATCCGGCCGCCGCGGGCCGTGGTGCGCGGCGACCTCTTCTGGGGTCTGCAGGGCGCACTCGACCGCCGTGGCCTCGGCCCGGTCGCCGGTGTGGACGAAGCCGGAGCCGGAGCGTGCGCGGGGCCCCTGGTGGTCGCGGCCTGCGTGCTCAAACAGGGCGACGCGGCGAAGCTCACCGAGCTGACGGACTCCAAACTGATGACGGCCAAGGCGCGGGACCGGGTCTACGACCTGGTCCTCGCCCGGGCCGTCGACTACTCGGTGATCGTCATCCCGACCGCCGAGGTCGACCTCTACGGCATCCGGGTGATGAACCTCGAAGGCATGCGCCGCGCCGCGGCGGCGTTGCGCGTGTCGCCGGGCTACATCCTCACCGACGGGTTCCGCGTCCCGGGCCTCACCGCGCCGAACGCCGCGGTGATCAAAGGCGACCGGACGGTGGCCTGCATCGCGGCCGCGTCGGTGCTGGCGAAGGTGACCCGGGACCGCATCATGGCCGGGCACCACGACGACCTGCCGCACTACGGTTTCGATGTGCACAAGGGTTACAGCACGTCCGACCACCTGGCGGCGCTGCGCGAACACGGGCCCAGCGACGTCCACCGGTGGTCGTACACGAACGTCGCCACGGCGGCGATCGCGCACGGGATGCGTCCCGAGCGCCCGGTCGTCCTGACCTACGCGGCCTTGGAGAAAGCCATGGAAAAGGACGCCGGCGCGCGCCTGGCCGCCGTCCTCGACGAAGCTTTGGACCCGCAACTCAGCCTGCCGTTGCATGCCCCGAGCGCCGGCGTAGGTCACAATGAACGCTCCGCCGGCGGAGCAGGAGCACGATC is a window from the Amycolatopsis sp. NBC_00355 genome containing:
- the lepB gene encoding signal peptidase I, which encodes MVEPVSQNASQDDPDRSEEEQPRLSRSEERGGARRRRAKPAKKRSFWKELPILLVIALVLTILIQTFLAKVFMIPSGSMEATLHGCPGCTGDRILVDRVTYDFTEPGPGDVVVFKGPQAWINNEIPPQESSNIVVRGLRGLGSLVGFAPPDERDFVKRVIAVGGQTVQCCDPQGRVIVDGKALDEPYVHWEDPSNQNEKTFEPVKVPAGMVWVMGDNRNNSDDSRFQGGGGVNGAVPVDNIIGKARIIVLPPGRWGGITDHNPQESAQPVALGAPAWQSGLPLGAGVAAAWPALFLGRKLKSGLRRTAGRKS
- a CDS encoding ribonuclease HII, whose product is MVRGDLFWGLQGALDRRGLGPVAGVDEAGAGACAGPLVVAACVLKQGDAAKLTELTDSKLMTAKARDRVYDLVLARAVDYSVIVIPTAEVDLYGIRVMNLEGMRRAAAALRVSPGYILTDGFRVPGLTAPNAAVIKGDRTVACIAAASVLAKVTRDRIMAGHHDDLPHYGFDVHKGYSTSDHLAALREHGPSDVHRWSYTNVATAAIAHGMRPERPVVLTYAALEKAMEKDAGARLAAVLDEALDPQLSLPLHAPSAGVGHNERSAGGAGARSRGGARIS